In Variovorax paradoxus, a single genomic region encodes these proteins:
- a CDS encoding Hcp family type VI secretion system effector: protein MAVDMFMRVEGANGESKDSNHKEWSDIKSFAWGATQPGNMVSGGGGGVGKASFNDLQVIARIDKAAPSVLKNCASGKHLSKVEVSVCKAGGSQIEYTRVTLEEVLVTSVQYTAEQGSDAVFVQYAFQAAKVKQQYWEQTDKGGKGAETVLAWNIKENKEA from the coding sequence ATGGCAGTAGACATGTTCATGCGCGTCGAAGGCGCGAACGGCGAATCGAAGGATTCGAACCACAAGGAGTGGAGCGACATCAAGTCGTTCGCCTGGGGCGCGACGCAGCCCGGGAACATGGTCAGCGGCGGTGGCGGCGGCGTGGGCAAGGCCAGCTTCAACGACCTGCAGGTGATCGCGCGCATCGACAAGGCCGCGCCCTCAGTGCTGAAGAATTGCGCGAGCGGCAAGCACCTGAGCAAGGTGGAAGTGTCGGTGTGCAAGGCCGGCGGCTCGCAGATCGAGTACACGCGCGTCACGCTCGAGGAAGTGCTGGTCACCTCTGTGCAGTACACGGCCGAGCAGGGTTCCGACGCCGTGTTCGTGCAGTACGCCTTCCAGGCCGCGAAGGTGAAGCAGCAGTACTGGGAGCAGACCGACAAGGGCGGCAAGGGCGCCGAGACGGTGCTGGCCTGGAACATCAAGGAAAACAAGGAAGCCTGA
- a CDS encoding DUF2169 family type VI secretion system accessory protein, with amino-acid sequence MAPHLENHTPFSALAFSQFHRDGADMAVLAVRGSFHVVANAPLVLAPRQDELELADRYEGDPASGLLMRTCDIVPFKPAADLTILGASWAPHGVEARSWLAGVRLGKLEKVVRVHGPRAWQCAAKQEGDEEDKASGQKKEWVLSPALPVKAVALDWRGAFGGAIPGTGDGQTPVDVHRHNPVGCGIVDAQHSPMDADIPAPCIEDPADPVLDWRRRDYVPQGFRPLPPVWRPRQQFTGTFDDAWLEAKHPLLPDDFDYRFYQYAAPGLIHEERLNGDEELQLLHMHPDHAHIQVWLPGVRLSAAVHRNDGDAEVLEMALDGVHVDMTNPGPASVFLTWRCWVPKRSGIRLMELRIENPSRLLEIGSRYVGCERVAGAPYPF; translated from the coding sequence ATGGCTCCTCATCTTGAAAACCACACGCCTTTTTCCGCACTGGCTTTTTCGCAGTTCCACCGCGACGGCGCCGACATGGCCGTGCTGGCGGTGCGCGGCAGCTTCCATGTCGTGGCGAATGCGCCGCTCGTGCTCGCACCCCGGCAGGACGAACTCGAACTCGCCGACCGCTACGAGGGCGATCCCGCCAGCGGCCTGCTGATGCGGACCTGCGACATCGTGCCCTTCAAGCCGGCGGCCGATCTCACCATCCTGGGCGCGAGCTGGGCACCGCATGGCGTGGAGGCTCGCTCGTGGCTTGCCGGCGTGCGCCTGGGCAAGCTCGAGAAAGTCGTGCGGGTGCACGGCCCTAGAGCCTGGCAATGCGCCGCGAAGCAAGAGGGCGACGAGGAGGACAAGGCGTCCGGGCAGAAGAAGGAGTGGGTGCTCTCGCCGGCCCTACCGGTGAAGGCCGTGGCGCTCGACTGGCGGGGCGCTTTCGGGGGAGCGATACCCGGCACGGGCGACGGGCAGACGCCCGTCGACGTCCACCGCCACAACCCCGTCGGATGCGGCATCGTCGACGCGCAGCACAGCCCCATGGATGCCGACATTCCCGCGCCCTGCATCGAAGACCCCGCCGACCCGGTTCTCGATTGGCGCCGCCGCGACTACGTGCCGCAAGGCTTCCGCCCGCTGCCCCCGGTATGGCGGCCGCGCCAGCAGTTCACCGGCACCTTCGACGATGCCTGGTTGGAGGCAAAGCATCCTCTGCTGCCCGACGACTTCGACTACCGCTTCTACCAATACGCCGCGCCGGGCCTCATTCACGAAGAACGCCTGAACGGCGACGAGGAACTGCAGCTTCTTCACATGCACCCCGACCACGCGCACATCCAGGTCTGGCTGCCCGGCGTGCGCTTGTCCGCCGCCGTGCATCGCAACGATGGAGACGCTGAAGTGTTGGAGATGGCCCTCGACGGCGTTCACGTGGACATGACGAACCCTGGCCCGGCGTCGGTCTTCCTGACGTGGCGCTGCTGGGTGCCCAAGCGATCGGGCATCCGGCTGATGGAATTGCGTATCGAGAACCCGTCCAGGCTGCTGGAAATCGGGAGCCGGTATGTGGGGTGCGAGCGCGTGGCGGGCGCACCGTATCCGTTTTGA
- a CDS encoding sulfurtransferase TusA family protein, with the protein MTDPRDHLFLPARPAPSVPDGATGDGHGEALHVDTCGTRCPVPILRLRKSVGRSTPGQVLVLTTDDPTAFSDILRVLPSLPVQFLSTRREDERMVFTLLRR; encoded by the coding sequence GTGACGGACCCGCGCGATCATCTCTTCCTGCCTGCGAGGCCTGCGCCGTCTGTACCCGATGGCGCGACCGGCGATGGTCACGGCGAAGCCCTTCATGTCGACACCTGCGGCACGCGCTGCCCCGTGCCGATACTGAGGCTTCGAAAGTCCGTCGGGCGCAGCACGCCGGGGCAGGTTCTTGTGCTCACGACGGACGATCCCACAGCCTTCTCGGACATCTTGCGCGTGCTGCCTTCGCTGCCCGTCCAGTTTCTCTCCACCAGGCGTGAGGATGAACGCATGGTGTTCACCCTGCTGCGACGGTGA